In one window of Musa acuminata AAA Group cultivar baxijiao chromosome BXJ3-2, Cavendish_Baxijiao_AAA, whole genome shotgun sequence DNA:
- the LOC135630717 gene encoding NAC domain-containing protein 89-like, whose amino-acid sequence MAEEIYEEPSGGYKFTPTDRILIVEYLHKKANDAPVPLDLIPEADVYAREPWWLSYEFEYAAEKGEFYYFTRMKRSNASNGRLSRIVGGFGHWRASIERKSVTDEEGRVIGTRMGFKFFVDVIDRQSNKKRTTGTKWVMYEYRLSGHLAHTRGDKEVILCHFKPSGRGIFSIGRQPTNQYELSSGWHSEEAYAGTTHGVNPSSDTMIKAEEAGGFAAASLAATPLGQQAGYEHDPTPVQQSLLPLSAAVPPYARYEFDDLLESIVDNTSKPNVSGPVMQTATAACYDRRRPLSSAQGWLAQNPLVEGNSTPYHEDSPRKNLTGSSNSGWTLQQSGQSQFSWVEDSRHCFRSRRIAEWSQVHFANPSETSYNNGQPVLTRSSNKQGSPEPTVFNDDSGT is encoded by the coding sequence ATGGCGGAAGAAATCTACGAAGAGCCTTCCGGAGGATACAAGTTCACACCAACGGATCGCATATTGATTGTGGAGTACCTTCACAAGAAGGCCAATGACGCTCCCGTCCCTCTCGACCTCATCCCCGAAGCAGACGTCTATGCTCGAGAGCCATGGTGGCTGAGCTACGAGTTCGAGTACGCTGCGGAGAAGGGCGAGTTCTACTACTTCACCAGGATGAAGCGGTCCAACGCTTCCAACGGCAGGCTGAGCCGCATCGTCGGCGGGTTCGGCCACTGGAGAGCGAGCATCGAACGGAAGAGTGTCACCGACGAGGAGGGTCGCGTCATCGGGACTCGTATGGGTTTCAAGTTCTTCGTAGATGTGATCGATCGCCAAAGCAACAAGAAGAGGACCACGGGCACCAAGTGGGTCATGTACGAGTACAGGCTTTCCGGCCATTTGGCCCATACGCGTGGGGACAAGGAGGTGATCTTGTGCCACTTCAAGCCGTCGGGAAGGGGCATCTTCAGCATCGGGCGGCAGCCTACCAATCAATACGAACTGAGCTCGGGGTGGCATAGCGAGGAAGCCTATGCCGGCACAACGCATGGTGTTAATCCCAGCAGTGACACCATGATCAAGGCGGAGGAGGCTGGCGGTTTCGCAGCTGCATCTCTCGCTGCGACGCCGCTGGGGCAGCAAGCAGGATACGAACACGACCCCACGCCTGTGCAGCAATCACTGCTGCCCTTGAGCGCCGCCGTGCCACCCTACGCAAGATACGAATTTGATGACCTGCTAGAATCGATTGTGGATAACACCAGCAAACCTAATGTGTCAGGGCCGGTCATGCAAACTGCAACGGCAGCTTGCTATGACCGCCGCCGTCCGTTGTCTTCTGCGCAAGGCTGGCTGGCCCAGAATCCCTTGGTGGAGGGGAACAGCACGCCGTATCACGAGGATTCACCCAGGAAGAATCTGACGGGCAGCAGCAACAGTGGATGGACTCTGCAACAGAGCGGACAATCACAATTTTCTTGGGTTGAAGACAGCAGACACTGCTTTCGAAGCCGCCGTATTGCAGAGTGGAGTCAAGTGCACTTTGCCAATCCATCTGAAACAAGCTACAACAATGGGCAACCAGTTCTGACTAGGAGCAGCAATAAGCAAGGGTCACCGGAGCCAACCGTCTTCAACGACGACTCAGGCACTTGA